GTTTATGTTCCCTGTGACATTTTCTTCTGTTAAGTCTTCTCCTGCTTCCCTGGTTAACGCCAACCAGGAGAGTCTCAGTCATGAGAAATGGACCACAGCCAGGAGAAAGACTTGAGTCTTATTTAAAACAGGAGCTCCCCCTAAAGCATCCTCTTCAGCTTCCcaggagaggcagaggcaggcaggcGGGGCTCAGCTGAGGTCCTCCAAGGACCAGGTGCTCGGCCCAGCTCCACCCGACCTAATGATTCCCGGGACCCGGAGGGGCCTCGAGAAAGAGACCCTGGAGGTGCTCCCCCTCAAAGTGCATGGCCTGTAGAGGAAGAGCGGCAGCCTTGCTGTCTGTGAAAGAAGTCTCAGGACAAATTTGGTCCTCAGACTGTGCCCGGTGCCCTATCCCCATCACCAAGCTTCTTCCTGGGCTGGTAGCAGGTGCCCTGCAGCTTCTCTGTCTTCCATAGAAGCAGGTTGTTCTGTGGGTTGGGGATGGGGACACAGATCCAAGAGTTGACCAAGGAGATTAACCAGGTCCTGAAAGAGCTTTCTGCTGCAACAGGCAGGAAGAACTGAGTCAGAATCAATGCTTGGCTGTTTCATTTTCACTGAGTCTTTAAATGATAACATGGCCTTGAATTTGGGGATACTCGGGGTCTaaaaggaagtttaaaaaatgatGGAGTAGCTGGAAAATTACCCAAGTTCTTTGAGGCTGAGAGCAAGCCCACTGCAGGCCCAGTTCTCAAAGGCACCATGGGGGGGTCCTGGGGCTGCTTCCTCCCGCAGTGCACACCTGCCAGCCTCCTGCTCAGCCCTGGGGCACCGCGAGAGGGACTGGAGACGTGTGTGTCTCCCGTAACGGCTGCTTCCTTCTCGCTCACAGGGTGCTCGAGGCAATGACGGTCAACCAGGCCCTGCAGGGCCTCCGGTAAGTTCACTTCAGCCCCGGCAGGTTTGCCTGAGTCCCAGTCAGCCGCCCAGTGAAGTGGCAGTGTTTACTCAATATCCAGGCCACATTCTGGATTCTCCTGGAAAAAGAGGAACAACTTTTCATTGCTAAGGGAGTATGTTGGTGACAAGCTTTGAAGCAATGGTTCATTTTTCTCAGCTACACTTTTGGTAGTTTTTCTGGGGAGGGGTAGAGAGGGAGGTGAAAGAATGACTTGCTTCTCACCATGTATATATTCAGAAACTATATACTGCGTCAGAAACGCAgtttccccaagccaggcttggGGACACTGGCAGCGGGGACAATTTTCATCCAGGGACTTTCGGCCACAGTGGATATAGAGCAATATCAGTACAAAGGTGGGAAGGCATGGGAGGTGAGGGGTGGCTTGCTTTGGAGGCTGGAGATGGTCTGCCCAGACTGGGCCTTCACCTCTGCATCTGCTTGCTTCCTCCAGGGTCCCGTGGGTCCTGCTGGCGGTCCTGGCTTCCCCGGTGCTCCTGGTGCCAAGGTGCGTGTTCTGCTTGTCGAGTCAGGAACCCCCCTTTCCCCATAACCCTTGCTGACTGCCCCCCGGATGATCCGCCTTCCCTTTGGAGTGTCCCCCACCCCTCGCCCCACTACTGCTATCCGTGGAAGCAAGGAAAGAGCCAGGCGTTTTGCAGAGTCACTAGTGGGAAGGGAAAGCAAGATGGAATGATAAAAAGCTGGAGATACAGTTACAGCTTCAGAGTGGGACAAGGCAGAAAAAGATGGGGGGACCCCTGAGACCTGGGAGGGGaccaaaggaaactgaagaaaaaaggCAAAGCTCAGCTGGCTTAGATCCGGAAGAGAGTTGGAGGGAAGTGGGCGCAGAGATGGTTCCATCCTTCCCTCTCACCCCTGCTTCATCTTGGGGGGCAGGGCTTGTCTCTCCCAAACCGTGTTAATAGAGTTCTTCCAAGGATTAATAGAGGCCAGTGGGAGGCCAGCCAGTTCAGGGAAAGGCCCCTGTGGCCCAGGAGGGATTCCAACACGCGTGCGTCCCTGGGAATTCTCTCCTGGTGCCGCCAGGAGATGAATAAGGAGCCTCCATGTGGTCACTGGCATCAGGTTGCTTTTCCCCTTGTGGGGGTTTCCATGGCAACCAGACAGTGTCTGAGGCCCCAGGAGCTGGGTGAAGGAGACCCATTGTGAAGAGGGACAGCGGAAGGTGAGGGGGCCTGAcctttagaaaataataattacaaaagTAAAGCAAGAATGTTCTGAGAAGAAACCTGAGGAGGCCGTGCCCTCCCTCCAGGTCAGCAGTCCTCCCCAGGGACTCTGCCATCCAGAGAGCCCAGCTCACAGCCAGCTAtaactttcaggaaaaaaattaaagtaaaagcaGAGCCCATTTTGGGAAAAGTGGTGTCGGGGCACTGGTCCCCCAGCTTGCTTTTTGTCCTGGCTTGCTGGCTTCCTTCAAACAGGCTTGACTCAGAGCCTGGTTCACATTAGCCAGATACACGCCCAGTGGCACCCCGAGCTGAGATGTTCAAGAGcctcaataaaagagaaaataggtAGGAAAGGGGAGGTAAAGGTGCCTGCCCATCTCAGCCATTGTCCATCATCCCACAGTGCTGGACTGGCAGGCTGCCCAGCTCAGGCTTTTCTGATGAGTGCTGAGGGAACCAGCACAAAGCCCAGCCTGTAACATGAACCTGTGTGCCTGCTCATGGTGGCCACCAAGGGCGGGGGGTGGGCGATGGAGAGTAGAGCGGGGCAGGTGGAAAGCCATCAGGTCAGCGGGCTCAGCCAGGCAGCCTGCATGGGAACcctttttggtgtgtgtgtgcagcttgTCCTGAACTGTTGCCCACGGGGTCTGTGTCCCCTGACCTGTCCTCACTGCATCCTTCCCTGCCTCTTTCCAGGGTGAAGCTGGCCCCACCGGTGCTCGAGGTCCCGAAGGCGCCCAGGGTCCTCGTGGTGAACCTGGTACTCCTGGGTCCCCTGGGCCAGCTGGCGCCGCTGTGAGTGTATTTTGCCTGAAGGGTCTGGGGTCTGAGGCCTTGGCACACTTGACTGTCTGCTGAGGCAACTGGTGCCTCAGTCATCACACCTTCCTTCTGGCTCAATGCCTGCCACCCAGCCACCAGTCTCTAGAGACACGTCTCCCTCCATCACCCATCCTCCCTTGAAGTGTCCGGCAGGGCCACGCCTGGAATggaccaggggcctgggagcaTGATGTGGGGTGGGAATGTATTCTTCACTGCTTATCTTATAACGACACTGTCTCCTTTTTCAGGGCAACCCTGGAACTGACGGAATCCCTGGAGCCAAGGGATCTGCTGTGAGTGCTGCCCTCGGACTCCGCTCCTCCAGGTGGGGTCAGTCCCTCCTCGCACCCCCCTCCCAATGCCCTTCTCTCTGCTCATGCTGACAGGGTGCCCCTGGCATTGCTGGTGCTCCCGGCTTCCCTGGACCCCGTGGTCCACCCGGCCCTCAAGGTGCAACTGGTCCTCTGGGCCCGAAAGGTCAAACGGTAAGATCCAGTGAACTCTGagtcccacccacagccccaaaGTCAAACCCACCACCCTACTTCCTGTGCCCACAGTGTCCTCTAGCGGGCTGCCTTtaagggtgggggtggtggaggaTTTTTAGGGCCGTGGGGAGAACCGAGTGTGAGAatctgcttttctcctttgttaaGGGTGAGCCTGGTATTGCTGGCTTCAAAGGCGAACAAGGCCCCAAGGGAGAACCGGTGAGTACCTGGCTGCCACCCATGGCCCACTGCCCACCTCCGCAGCAGGCGTGTCCCTATCCTGGGCCCTCTGAGGGTGTACCCAGAGATGAATGTGACAGAGAAGCTGATGCAGTCTCACCTGCCATCTTCGGCTTGACCAGCTTGACTGCCCACTGGGCCACTTCTCCTCACCCagctgaccctttgtgacctcacttCCCCAGGCCCCCCAGCCCTGAAACAGCAGTCATAGCCACCTCCTCCTCATGCCAGGCCTGTGCTTGCCCCAGGGCCAGGCAAAGACTCACCCTGTTTCTCTGCTATGCTGGTTCTCAGGGCCCTGCTGGTCCCCAAGGAGCCCCTGGTCCTGCTGgtgaagaagggaaaagaggtGCCCGTGGAGAGCCTGGTGGTGCTGGGCCCGCCGGTCCCCCTGGAGAAAGAGTAAGTGGGCCAGGAGTTCCCCACGCTTGTTGCCCTGGAGATACAAGTTGAGTGGCTCTGGGTCTTTGCCAAGTCTGTGGACCTCATATTCTTTTCTCCACCCACCTCCACACTCCTTAGTGTCCCTCACCCCTGGGTGACATGAAGCAGTGGGAGTTCCTTTCCAAGAGGTGGGGGCAGGCCCAAGAAGTTAATCTCTCAGAATCTTGCacctggagcttcccaggtggcacgagtggtaaagaacccacctgccaacgcgggagacgtaagagacacgggtttgatccctgggtcaggaagattccctggaagagggcatggcaactcactccagtattcttgcctggagaatcgccacgaacagagaagcctggcaggctacagtccatagggtcgcatttcatgactgaaatgacttagtaggCATGCATGCACATAGTTTCTGCTCTGCTGAGACTGCAGTAGGAGGGTTGGTGGGATTGACACCTGGATCCTGGCTAGGCTCTCTGCAGCCACAGTTGGGTCAAGGGCCTCTCTAACTCATTGCCTCTCCCCTCCACTTCTTCCTAGGGCGCTCCTGGCAACCGTGGTTTCCCAGGTCAGGATGGTCTGGCAGGTCCCAAGGTGAGTGGGGGAACAGGGACTGGGGTCCACACATCACTGGTCAAATGGCTTTCTGCTGACCCTCTGCCTCCTCTCGTGTAGGGAGCCCCTGGAGAGCGAGGACCCAGTGGCCTTGCTGGTCCCAAAGGAGCCAACGGTGACCCTGGCCGTCCCGGAGAGCCTGGCCTTCCTGGAGCCCGGGTAGGTAGCAGGGATGCTTCTGTTTTGAGCTTCCAACTCTGAGAAGACTCCTCACGCCCTACCCAACCTGGTCCCTCCAACCCTGTGCTGACACCCAGCCCCTTCTCTCTCCTAAACAAAGGGTCTCACTGGTCGCCCTGGTGATGCTGGTCCTCAAGGCAAAGTTGGTCCTTCCGTAAGTCCATCCTCTGGGGTCACTGGGAGAGGTTGGGGGGCACTcttggggaggcaggtgggaaaaGAGACAGGAGCCGGGTGGAGGCAGCCTGTGAATTTTGAGAATTGGGGAGGGGAATGGATGGGATGGTGGGTCCTGTGGCCATGTGTGGCCTATGCAGTGGCTGCAAGTTCTAAAAAGGCCACCCCTTGTGCTTTTGGGCCTTCCTTTGGGGAAGACAAAGCCTGGTGTGCACTTCCAGGAACAAAACTTCTAAGCTAAGCAGTGCCTTGTCACTGATGAGTCCCGTGTGTGATGCGGGCTGCTGGTTGCGACCTTAGTCAATCCTACATGCTGTTTGTCTGGCCGGTGACCTGCCCTGAGCTTGCGCTGAGTAGTGGGACAAAGGTGGTCTCCTGTCCATGTGCTGAGAATGGTGTCCTCTCTTTCAGGGAGCCCCTGGTGAAGATGGTCGCCCTGGACCCCCAGGCCCTCAGGGAGCTCGTGGGCAGCCTGGTGTCATGGGTTTCCCTGGCCCCAAAGGTGCAAATGTAAGTAATCACCTGCCCTTCCATTTCCTTCCACATGGTTCCGCTACCTCCCTGCCCCTGGGGAAAGGGCTGGTTCCCAGAGTTAACCCAAGGGCTGTGATGAGTGAGGTCCATGGTGTTCTGGGTGGCTTGGACCTCCACGCCCCAAGGAGTGCCTGTGATCAGGGGAATCCCAGGGTTCTTTAGAGCCCTCAGAACATCTCAGCCATGACACTGATCCCCGGGTCAGCGCTCTCAGCCCACACCTCTGAGCATAAGAGAGGCGCTGATCCTCGACTTTAGCCTTTGTTGTCCATCAGGCAGTGGCCCCACGCCCCAGTCTCCCCCGCCGGCCATACCCCTACTCCCACCAAAGCCCTCCACCTCATGGCCCTGCCCTCTTTCTTCCAGGGTGAGCCTGGCAAAGCTGGTGAGAAAGGACTGCCTGGTGCTCCTGGCCTGAGAGTGAGTgcctccccactgcccacccctgGGTGTTTGTTGCTCCCTGTGGGGAGGGAGCATCCCTGTGGCATGCTCCTGGGACCCCTGGTTGGCCGCATGATGCCCATGGCTGAGCCTGTGCTGCCCTGGGCCCTGTGGGAGTCCACACCAGGAGACTGGGGGCTGACAGCAGCCGGGGAGGTGGAGAAGGCTCCTGTGCTGAGGACTGAGGGAATGGAGCGGAGTGGGAAGGGCGGGTGGAGAAATGGAGTTCAGGCGGAGGGTTGGCTGGAAACTCTGGGCCACACAGTGCACCTGCCCGgtgctggggtctgcagaactGGAGGAGTGTATCATGATAGcgcccctctctctccccactagGGTCTTCCTGGCAAAGATGGTGAGACAGGTGCTGCAGGCCCCCCTGGACCCGCTGTAAGTACCCGCCCAGCCTCTCCAGGTAGCCCGTGGGCAGGGGcttggggggtggaggtggggagtgaTGGAGCTGACAGATGTGGGTCTGGGCTGATCCAGGACCATGACCCAGCCTGAGCAGAGGCAGTGTGGACCccgccctggtggtccagggtgcGGGTCACTCGCTGGTGGGAGAACAGCGGGCAGTGAGGGTGGCGTTGCCTGCCGTGGGTGGCCCCCTGGCCCCTCTAGCCCTGGATGTGGTGTCCAGGCTCTCCAGAAGCTGGCTCAGCTCACCACTGTCTTCCTCTGCAGGGACCAGCTGGTGAACGAGGCGAGCAGGGTGCTCCTGGGCCATCTGGGTTCCAGGTAGGCAGCTGGACCGGCTTCCTGTTTATTCTCTCTCCAGGGCTCTGGGGTGGCGCAGCGCCCCCTCAGTGGGGGCCAGGGGATGGGTCTTCCCTGCACCCCAGCTTTTGCCCTGTGCCGGCCTCGCCAGAGGGTAGGGCAGCAACCTCACTCCTTTCCTAACTAAGTCACCTTGGCTTCTAGGGACTTCCTGGCCCTCCCGGCCCCCCAGGTGAAGGTGGAAAGCCAGGTGACCAGGTGAGTACAGGGCCCTGGGAATACCTGGGAATCTGCAGCGTGTTTAGGTGGGAAGGTCTATTCTGATGCCCAGGAGGCAAGGGCGGGAGGGGGAACAAGGAGCTCAGTGAGGAAGGGAGTGTCTGGGTCCCACAGCCCAGCTCGCCACAGTCTGAGCTCCGCAGGTAGCAGGAGGGGTGCTTGGCCAAGGCTCCGGGGCAGAAAAACCTTGCTCTCTCACATTCTACTTTGATCTTCAGGGTGTTCCTGGTGAAGCTGGAGCTCCCGGCCTTGTGGGTCCCAGGGTAAGTGTCCTGTTGGCCATTCCCAAGTGGCCTCTCAGAGTGGTTCTGGCCTGCCTGTTCCAGCAGAACCGCAGCCCCGGGTCCTGCCTGCCCCCCTGCCTCCGCCAATCCAGCTCCGCCCGTACCTCCCTGCTTCTCCCTGGCTCTCCGTCCTCTTCCGGCCTCCACCTGACTGTTCCGTGGTGTCTCCGCTCCAGGGTGAACGAGGTTTCCCCGGAGaacgtggctcccctggttcCCAGGGCCTCCAGGGGGCCCGCGGCCTCCCCGGCACTCCTGGCACCGATGGTCCCAAAGTAAGTGAGGCGGGTGTGGTCCTCTGGGTGGAAGGGGATGGGGCTTGTGGGATGAaaatggaaggagggagggatggaggttGAGACCCAAAGGGGTCTGggcagaggaagaaggggaggaaagGGGGCTTGGGGCGCCCAGAGGCGGAGCTGCCCGTCACAGAGTCCTCTCTCCCACAGGGCGCAGCCGGCCCAGCTGGTCCCCCTGGGGCTCAGGGCCCTCCAGGTCTACAGGGCATGCCCGGCGAGAGGGGAGCAGCTGGTATTGCTGGGCCCAAGGGAGACAGGGTGAGTACCGGGCTGAGCAGGCTTCCCCCCGACTCCCTCCTGCTCCCCACAGCACCCAGACATCCTCTTGAGGAACTTGGAGGCCCCCCACGGCTCTTTGTTTGACCTTTAGTGACGTCATCCAACGACATCCCTCCATCTCACTTCTCTTACTGCTCATCACCCACCCTGAGGCCACAGCAAACCCCTCTTGGCCGGGCTCTGACCCCGCCTGGACCCCCGTTCAGGGAGGACACTGAGCTGGCAAAGGGGGTCTTGGAGTGCCTCCCTGAGGTGGCCCTTTTTCTGTATTCCACAGGGTGACGTTGGTGAGAAAGGCCCCGAGGGCGCGCCTGGGAAGGACGGTGGACGAGTAAGTGGGTGCTGGTGGCAGGCTCcctggggctgggatggggaCAGATGCAGGGATCCCATGCACGCAGGGGACAGAGGGGCTGTGTGTGAGCGTGGTCCCTGCTCCTGTGTTCAGTCGTGTGGGCTGGGCATCcgcagggacttccctgtcaaCACTGGAACCCCGGGGTGAGAGGGCGTTCTGGGGGCCATGGAAGGATACACCAAGGGCCCCTGGGTGTGGGCGCCCCAGGCTCCCTGCTGGGCACCGCGTCCCTGGCTGCCTCTCCCGGCCCCTCACTCGGCCTTCTCTTCCCAGGGTCTGACTGGCCCCATTGGCCCCCCTGGCCCAGCCGGTGCCAACGGTGAGAAGGTGAGTCATGGACCCCTTTCTTCACTCTGCCCCCATCAGAGCTCCTTCTCACCTCCTGCCAAAGActgctctctctcctcccctcggTCAACAGCTgtcaccctccccctctccaacTGCTGTAAGGAGTGAGGGTGGGGGCCTTCTTAGCAGCAGAGTCCTGGGGTGCGCGCCATTGAGGGAAGCAGAGGGGTGGGGCACGGGTGTCTTTCTCAACGCCCTGAGGAGGGTGCAGGTGTGGCTGAAGCAACGAGAAAACAGGCTGCTGGGGAGaccggagccccccccccccaccgtcaGGGCTGCTTCCTGGGTGCACTTTGCTCTGGAGGGGCCCCCTCTGAACCCACACCCCTCATCTCTGGCTTTtgtcctcccctgtccctgaccTTAGGGAGAAGTTGGACCCCCTGGTCCTGCCGGAACTGCTGGTGCTCGAGGCGCCCCGGTGAGTATCTGCCTGGACCTGGCGCTGCAGGGGCGTGGCTCCCTCCCTGCAGTTCAGGtctggggatgggaggagagatgagaaaggaaaggggaaggCACACACCCCTCTCCCGTGATGTGATCACCGTGGAGGACCTTCAGGCCTGGCTCGGTTTGTTTAGGATGGAGCTCCCTGACCCCTTTTCTCCGGGGTTACTGCGCAGTAGGCTGGGCCAGGGCGGGCTCTGGGCGCCAGGAGGAACTGAGCAGGCAGGCAGCTGAGCCTCCGCGCCCCTTTCCTCACAGGGTGAACGTGGAGAGACAGGCCCTCCTGGACCCGCTGGATTCGCCGGCCCCCCTGTGAGTATCTCTGTCCACCTCCCCTGCCACACCTACTCTGCTCAGcttgggggaggcagggagggagggacagggcTTTAAGGGGAGGGGAATGGCTCCTTTCCCTCCACACCGATGTGAAAGCTCCGACCTCAGAGCAGGCACTCAGACCCAGGgtggacacacactcacacagagtcTCCGGCCCTGTGGGAGGAGTTCTTGCCCCCCACTCACTGGCTTCCTCCTCCCCGAGCCAGGGTGCTGATGGCCAGCCTGGTGCCAAAGGTGAACAAGGAGAAGCCGGCCAGAAAGGTGACGCTGGTGCCCCCGGTCCTCAGGGCCCCTCTGGAGCTCCTGGGCCTCAGGTGGGTAAAACTGAGCTCCCCTGGGAGCTGACCCCacaggacagggaggctgggtgcAGGGGGAGGGGTCTGGGCGGGCCAAGGGCAGCAGGGCGGCCTGGCTGCTGCAgccaggcagagggcagaggctgCGGGAAGGAGGAGTTTGTACTCAGGGATGAAGGCTCAAGGAGCTACGCTACCCTTGCTTTCGCTGTCACGGGTGTGGGTgcgtggtgggggcggggggagggaacCCAGGTACCGCGTGTGGCTCAGGACGGAGCAGCCAGCCTCCTGGGAGACCCTGGCTGGGCTCTGAGGACGCCTGATGGGCTTCTCCTCCCAAGGTCTCCTGGAACATGAGTCTTCTATTGGTCGGGGTAGCAGGCCCGCCTGTGATAGCTTCCCAGGCTAGGATGTTCATGCTGACAAAGCTCCATCTCTGTGGTCCTGGCTCTCAGGAGTCTGTGGTCAGGACGACAGGGCCTCactgtctccctccttcctcctcagggTCCTACTGGTGTGACTGGTCCTAAAGGAGCCCGAGGTGCTCAAGGCCCCCCGGTGAGTGAGGCCCCCACCCTCACTGTCTCTGGGCGGGGTAGAGGGCACTAGGGGGGGGGGTGTTGGCAGCTTCTCTCACACCCATCCTGGCCTCACAGGGAAGGCCCGGCCCCAGAGGCTGCACCCCACCTCCTTCCTTCTCACCCACTTTTGCCCCCACCCATCCCACAGCCAGGTGGGAGAGAGGACGCCCCTAAAGTCTGAATGCCCCAGTCCAATCCTCCCCTGCAGAGGCAAGAAGCTGCCGCAGCAAGAGGCAGTGGCCACACCCCGGgggccctttctccctctctaacTCCCCTGGCTGCTCTGCAGCCCCTTGCCCCTTTCCGCTCCAGCCTGTGAGACCACCCCAAAACCTTTGATTCTGGGGCCTCCTGAGGGTCCAAGGTGCTGAGTCTCCCCTCTCCTCACATAGGGAGCTACCGGATTCCCCGGAGCAGCTGGCCGTGTCGGACCCCCAGGCTCCAATGTGAGTGCCACCCCGACTGGTTTCTACCTTACCCCTAGCAGGAGGCACAGGCAAGGGTCACAGAGTCTGGCCCAACCCCATGCACATCTTGTGCCCAGGCCCACACCTGGGAGGAGCAGTTAACTGACCGTGGGGTCCTGTTCTCCGCATGCACAGCTGGGAGCGGGGGCTGCGCCCTTGTGCTGGCCATGGGCTTCTGGCTCCGCTTCACCGTGGACACACATTTCCTGAAAACACTGTGCTTTATGAGAAAGTCTGCATCTTGCCCTTGGGGAGCTCACAGCAGAGGGAGGAGAAGTGATAAGTCAGAGGGCTCACCAACAATGTCAAGTGCAGGCGGGTGGGCGCAGAGGCTTAGGGCTGAGGGGATCGAGACTGGAGCATTCCTTGAGGATGGGTGGTGGGAGAGAGGCCACAGGGAAGGAAGCAGGAGAGTTGGAACAGGGAGAGTGTGCAGCGGCTGGGGAAGCCAGGCTGGCTGTCCAGAGCTCACGCGGAGCAAAGATGAAAGGGGGGGACCAAGGGGGCCAAGCTGCCCCTGCTGTGGAGGAAGCCCCCAGAGGGTCCTGGCAGCCTGGAGGGACGGGGAAGGGTGAGAGGAATTTTCACTTCCTGTGTTTTGCTTCTCTAGGGCAACCCTGGACCCCCCGGTCCTCCTGGTCCTTCTGGAAAAGATGGTCCTAAAGGTGCTCGAGGAGACAGCGGCCCCCCTGGCCGAGCTGGTGATCCTGGCCTCCAAGGTCCTGCTGGACCCCCTGGCGAAAAGGGAGAGCCTGGAGATGATGGCCCTTCTGTAAGTCCCACCCCAGGGCCAAGGTCCCTGGGGAAGGGGTGCAAAGGGCAGGGGCTCCCAGAGCCTGGAGTTGGGTGCAGGGCTGTGGGTTTGCCAGGAGGGGGTGCTGCAGAAAGTGccctgcagggcaggaggagTACTGACCTGACCCCCGCAGTGGGCAGCTGGCCGCAGCGCAGATAGGCAGCGGCTGCGTGTCACTTCTCAAGTTctcacctccttcctctccccgctCAGGGTCCCGACGGTCCTCCAGGTCCTCAGGGTCTGGCTGGCCAGAGGGGCATCGTTGGTCTGCCTGGACAGCGTGGTGAGCGAGGATTCCCCGGCCTCCCCGGCCCCTCGGTAAGTGGGGACGCCCCTTCCTCCAGGCGAGCCGGCCCAGCCTGGCTCAGGTGGAGGGTCTTCactgggtgtccctggtggcccGGCCACCTGCTCCACACCCTCGGAACTGACCCACGGTCAGCCGTCTTCCCAGAAGGGCTGAGAGGGGCCTCAGAGCGCACACTTACCCTCCTTGTCGCTGCCCCCAGGGTGAGCCTGGCAAGCAGGGAGCCCCTGGAGCATCTGGAGATCGAGGTCCCCCTGGCCCTGTGGGTCCTCCTGGCCTGACTGGTCCTGCTGGCGAGCCTGGACGTGAGGTGAGCAGTGGGTCCCACtgcggggacaggggagccctggAGAAGGTGGGCGACAAGGTGGGCCAAGCCCAAGTGCCCAGATGTGATGGGAAGGTCGTGACGGGAGAGAGAAGGCCAGGGAGACTAAGACCTGGATGCACGGGAGGGTGGCAGGAGGAGGCTAACTGGGAAAGCCTTGGCtggacgggggtgggggcagctctGATGGCGTCTGCTCCCCTTTGCACAGGGAAGCCCCGGTGCTGACGGCCCCCCTGGCAGAGATGGCGCGGCTGGAGTCAAGGTGAGTGTCTCGTGCGGTGGGGTGGGAAGGTCACTTCATCAGCCTGGCAGGGTCAGGGTCAGAGCCACATCCCTCCTTGCCTCCTCTGGAAGTTCCTCCCTGAGCCTGGGACCTCTCTCCTGACAGGGTGACCGTGGAGAGACTGGTGCTGTGGGTGCCCCCGGAGCCCCTGGGCCCCCTGGCTCTCCTGGTCCCGCCGGCCCAGTTGGCAAGCAGGGAGACCGAGGAGAAGCTGTGAGTATCTTGAGTCAGTAAAAGCCGTGGTGCAGGAGGGTGGCCGGGTCGGCAGGGAGCGCCtctccacctcccaccctcccctgccccaggccctgggAACAACCCTGGGTCTGGGTTGTGAAGCAGCTGCCTCAGTGCCCAGCCCATGGGCCGTTGGGCCATGGGCACACAGCAGTGGGCCATTCCTGCCTCAACTGCTCTCTGACATTgcccccccactccccccacaGGGCGCACAAGGTCCCATGGGACCTGCAGGACCTGCTGGAGCCCGGGGAATGCCAGTGAGTATCTGAGTGCCCTGTGCTGG
This region of Ovis canadensis isolate MfBH-ARS-UI-01 breed Bighorn chromosome 3, ARS-UI_OviCan_v2, whole genome shotgun sequence genomic DNA includes:
- the COL2A1 gene encoding collagen alpha-1(II) chain isoform X1, with the translated sequence MIRLGAPQTLVLLTLLVAAVLRCHGQDVQKAGSCVQDGQRYNDKDVWKPEPCRICVCDTGTVLCDDIICEDMKDCLSPETPFGECCPICSADLPTASGWQPGPKGQKGEPGDIKDIVGPKGPPGPQGPAGEQGPRGDRGDKGEKGAPGPRGRDGEPGTPGNPGPPGPPGPPGPPGLGGNFAAQMAGGFDEKAGGAQMGVMQGPMGPMGPRGPPGPAGAPGPQGFQGNPGEPGEPGVSGPMGPRGPPGPPGKPGDDGEAGKPGKSGERGPPGPQGARGFPGTPGLPGVKGHRGYPGLDGAKGEAGAPGVKGESGSPGENGSPGPMGPRGLPGERGRTGPAGAAGARGNDGQPGPAGPPGPVGPAGGPGFPGAPGAKGEAGPTGARGPEGAQGPRGEPGTPGSPGPAGAAGNPGTDGIPGAKGSAGAPGIAGAPGFPGPRGPPGPQGATGPLGPKGQTGEPGIAGFKGEQGPKGEPGPAGPQGAPGPAGEEGKRGARGEPGGAGPAGPPGERGAPGNRGFPGQDGLAGPKGAPGERGPSGLAGPKGANGDPGRPGEPGLPGARGLTGRPGDAGPQGKVGPSGAPGEDGRPGPPGPQGARGQPGVMGFPGPKGANGEPGKAGEKGLPGAPGLRGLPGKDGETGAAGPPGPAGPAGERGEQGAPGPSGFQGLPGPPGPPGEGGKPGDQGVPGEAGAPGLVGPRGERGFPGERGSPGSQGLQGARGLPGTPGTDGPKGAAGPAGPPGAQGPPGLQGMPGERGAAGIAGPKGDRGDVGEKGPEGAPGKDGGRGLTGPIGPPGPAGANGEKGEVGPPGPAGTAGARGAPGERGETGPPGPAGFAGPPGADGQPGAKGEQGEAGQKGDAGAPGPQGPSGAPGPQGPTGVTGPKGARGAQGPPGATGFPGAAGRVGPPGSNGNPGPPGPPGPSGKDGPKGARGDSGPPGRAGDPGLQGPAGPPGEKGEPGDDGPSGPDGPPGPQGLAGQRGIVGLPGQRGERGFPGLPGPSGEPGKQGAPGASGDRGPPGPVGPPGLTGPAGEPGREGSPGADGPPGRDGAAGVKGDRGETGAVGAPGAPGPPGSPGPAGPVGKQGDRGEAGAQGPMGPAGPAGARGMPGPQGPRGDKGETGEAGERGLKGHRGFTGLQGLPGPPGPSGDQGASGPAGPSGPRGPPGPVGPSGKDGANGIPGPIGPPGPRGRSGETGPAGPPGNPGPPGPPGPPGPGIDMSAFAGLGQREKGPDPLQYMRADEAAGNLRQHDAEVDATLKSLNNQIESLRSPEGSRKNPARTCRDLKLCHPEWKSGDYWIDPNQGCTLDAMKVFCNMETGETCVYPNPASVPKKNWWSSKSKDKKHIWFGETINGGFHFSYGDDNLAPNTANVQMTFLRLLSTEGSQNITYHCKNSIAYLDEAAGNLKKALLIQGSNDVEIRAEGNSRFTYTVLKDGCTKHTGKWGETVIEYRSQKTSRLPIIDIAPMDIGGPEQEFGVDIGPVCFL